The following proteins come from a genomic window of Triticum aestivum cultivar Chinese Spring chromosome 6A, IWGSC CS RefSeq v2.1, whole genome shotgun sequence:
- the LOC123128579 gene encoding MAG2-interacting protein 2, with product MGAEVDALYEIGRHATGSHEIPSERDETARASGGSSGEGGRVLSYLSFQGVSKLRERWSRYNTLGSKRRKRENAASLFVSRSAEYVAVAVGNRIYILRKSDGYESPCGIYTNNNRMAFFTNGAWLEDQGIFGVVDDSNSLCLIKQNGDVLTRRTSNQLKLSSPIIDLLVQDASSSQRGFYIFTTDCKVHKFDYTREPEATLYQVSIVTKDVPSTRSPQLPQSLSCVDYHQDHSLVVLVGDSTHSSSSNGCSGAYFLYVLHFDEYLELSLSFQSAPLEGVFSPPTDRKTLVPLPKVRISPQGKRIATLDLNGSVVIFVLNGNMRSVSLHPHGSGAGTHLIGVKDISWWTDNILMIVKEDGRISMYSIAEDMVVSKGDLVLSTPLLEKAKAIEGYAFVLQSSRQMDNVPGDHQHTEMDKIFWSLVSFSKVTVLEMYSVLIRKNQQKEALDFASQYNLDKDDVLKACWLHSAGDIHDIQSYLVKIKDQAFVLSECVNKVGPTEAALKALFSFGFRMTDRYKFSEPDDSGDGSAWDSRIIRLRLLWYNDLLETFLGINMGRFSAGEYSKFRLTPLVDTAIVLAESGKIGALNLLMKRHPYTISSDILRVLSAIPETIAVQTYSQLLPGKYPPSVVILRDGDWVECKQMAAYINTSPGQLDKRGVVKTEILLKHSTGFLWPSAAELSEWYRSRARDIDCLSGQLENCLAMIELACQKGIVELQPFFDDMKYLYQVVYSDESNEFIMNLATWEDLPDYQKFKIILKGAKDDTVLQRLDDMAIPFMNKRLHLISSSNADKQEESYLTRWMKEVATANELSICLSVIENGCGESPICGLFKDLNEMVETAICCIYVCSATNQWNTMSSILSKLLHKTKREKSLLASEEDFSLKDAKQALGTCVVSCDDMQHVCADILSRLSDNSGDSYCNDSTAYQFDNIKSLDMREKMLKVAEGHVEVGRLFAYYQVPKPTHFFLAAHLDEKNVKQLIRLILSKFGRRQPVRSDNEWANMWRDLKLFQEKAFPFLDSEYMLAEFIRGLLKAGKFSLARNYLGGTSAVSLSTEKAENLVIQAAREYFFSASTLSCNEIWKARECLNLLPNSKNVQVETDIIDALTVRLPYLGVTILPVQFRQVKDPMEIIRMVITSQTGAYLHFEEIIDVAKLLGLRSEEEIAAVEEAIAREAVVNGDLQLAFDLCLNLTKKGHGEVWDLCAAIARGPQLDNLDTSTREKLLGFSLSHCDEESVGELLNAWKELDVHDKFEQLMVSTGTNPPNFFVDGSTYTPLPVQSVQDILDLREGVSHDREHDHVAIAKEMLSKVCMDFTNDDPYSRESTFAENRKLLSFSALELPWLLKLSNDEVHDGNKHSSETNHPIRRYRFSTKTEAINSIIYWLGVNSFAPSDDLIMFLAKSVMEPPVDEDDYVLSCSILLNLMDPFNGVKIIEEELKKRECYQEISNIMNVGMTYSSLNSLKKECSTPEQRRNLLLQKFHEKFTSIDSDDLDQIDMAHATYWGEWKSKLEEEKRMADQARMLKNVLPDIDTSRFLSGDANYIKKVVFSFVDSVKLERKHILKEAVKIAENYGLQQTEVLLRFLGCALVSEYWDNDDILNEIAEFREDIVKSAKGVIDMIYSDVYPEIDGYNKQRLSYIFGILSACHSYLKRTSKIELTYQEHVHTHKLEPFQYYKVLEEECKKVCFIDGLNYKNIAGLDNLNFDHFNEEVCKNIHASTVSALADMVQALVSMYVDLQAKGLVSRQGVYKHYVLGMLASLEGRNEARSNSTDCEKLLAVLCEIELNYDSCKEYIQTLPATDISYIIGRYYTLCFPCNLARSQPQEPSWKEPLCMLITLWIKLVDDIPRQPTDASSYERTGYLDSNQLTHCMSAFRQLLINNEITVHQGWDAISMFVQVGFNSEMIMDTSHFCRAMILSGCGFKTVVEVYHGGQENLESVNADSRNPLDLLELYGASTDGCLSDLIEGSCESQALLHKLLSSLSQSVGEHADSLEMIRSGVWGKLIAFSENMQLGSQLRVYALQLMQCITGRNLKSLPNEIVSQVEPWESWYEPGTSDSLADEGSTPSCSITASLVALRSNQMVTAVLPDASITPENLSSLDSAVSCFLHLSERASSVESVAVLEAVLEEWEQLFSSPKEEYVQPQDSPKEASDWSDGWDDGWEALPEELENPAQKQDGASSLSVHPLHSCWMEIIRKLAGLGELQKIIELLDRASSKHSRLLEDEEAHRLLELLSAAPNCFMALKIMLLLPYEAPQLQCLQTVEAKIREGTASTSSNADDHELLALVLSSGALQKMAGEEGYPKLFSHTCHLVGHLARSFQGDLCAHWEAESKMDQKSLLFGKVLLPCFISELVLKGQYLLAGFIVSRWMHTPASLGLIDVVEPSLRRFLEGQVAQAQAQQQVGESDASFAEDELSIGRTMSSLRLKLVSLLQAALVALPSQEP from the exons ATGGGGGCGGAAGTCGACGCACTGTACGAGATCGGCCGCCACGCGACAGGATCCCACGAGATCCCTAGT GAAAGAGATGAAACCGCTCGAGCGAGCGGTGGCAGTTCAGGTGAAGGAGGACGCGTCCTCTCGTATCTCTCCTTCCAAG GCGTAAGTAAGCTCAGGGAGAGGTGGAGTAGGTACAACACTCTTGGGAGTAAGCGGAGGAAGAGGGAAAATGCAGCATCCTTGTTCGTCTCGCGGAGTGCGGAGTATGTTGCTGTAGCTGTTGGGAACCGCATTTATATCTTGAGAAAGAGCGATGGCTATGAATCACCCTGCGGCATTTATACAA ATAATAATAGAATGGCCTTTTTTACAAACGGGGCCTGGCTGGAGGACCAAGGCATTTTTGGTGTGGTTGATGATTCAAACTCACTGTGTCTCATAAAACAAAATGGAGATGTATTAACTAGGAGAACAAGCAATCAGTTGAAGCTATCTTCTCCTATCATTGATTTGCTTGTGCAGGATGCTTCAAGTTCACAAAG GGGTTTCTACATTTTTACTACTGATTGCAAGGTCCATAAATTTGATTACACTCGAGAACCAGAGGCAACTTTATACCAAGTTTCTATAGTGACTAAAGATGTGCCATCAACTAGATCTCCTCAGTTACCTCAGAGTTTGTCGTGTGTTGATTATCATCAAGATCATTCATTGGTGGTCCTAGTTGGAGATTCCACTCACTCGTCAAGCTCCAATGGCTGTTCCG GAGCATATTTTCTATATGTATTGCACTTCGATGAATATCTGGAACTTAGTCTTTCATTCCAAAGTGCGCCGTTGGAAGGAGTGTTTTCACCTCCTACGGATAGAAAAACTTTGGTCCCACTTCCAAAAGTCAGAATCTCACCTCAGGGCAAGCGTATTGCTACATTGGATTTGAATGGTTCTGTCGTCATCTTTGTGCTCAATGGTAATATGCGCTCTGTTTCGCTTCATCCTCACGGGAGTGGCGCTGGAACACACTTGATTGGTGTGAAGGACATCAGTTGGTGGACAGATAATATTCTCATGATTGTAAAGGAAGATGGTAGGATTAGCATGTACAGCATTGCTGAGGATATGGTAGTTTCAAAAGGTGACCTTGTTTTATCTACACCACTGTTGGAAAAGGCAAAGGCTATCGAAGGATATGCATTTGTTTTGCAATCTAGCAGACAAATGGATAATGTTCCTGGGGATCATCAACACACTGAGATGGATAAAATATTTTGGAGTCTAGTATCATTCTCCAAAGTTACAGTACTGGAGATGTACTCCGTTCTCATCAGGAAGAATCAACAAAAGGAGGCTTTGGATTTTGCCTCCCAGTATAATCTAGATAAGGATGATGTGCTTAAAGCATGCTGGTTGCACTCTGCTGGAGATATTCATGATATACAGTCATACTTGGTGAAAATCAAAGACCAAGCATTTGTATTGTCAGAATGTGTGAATAAAGTTGGACCTACAGAAGCAGCCTTGAAAGCCCTATTTTCTTTTGGCTTTCGCATGACAGACCGTTACAAGTTTTCGGAGCCGGATGATAGCGGTGATGGCTCAGCATGGGACAGTCGTATCATCAGGCTTCGTTTATTGTGGTACAACGACTTGCTGGAGACATTCTTGGGAATTAATATGGGAAG GTTCTCAGCTGGCGAATATAGCAAGTTCCGTTTGACGCCCCTTGTTGATACTGCTATTGTTCTAGCTGAAAGTGGCAAAATCGGAGCTCTTAATCTTCTCATGAAGCGTCATCCGTATACTATCTCTTCTGACATTTTACGTGTTCTGTCTGCAATTCCAGAAACTATTGCTGTACAGACTTATAGTCAGTTGCTTCCTGGGAAATATCCTCCTAGTGTTGTAATATTAAGAGATGGTGATTGGGTTGAATGCAAACAAATGGCAGCATATATAAACACTTCTCCTGGTCAATTGGACAAGAGGGGAGTGGTCAAAACAGAAATACTTTTGAAGCACTCAACTGGTTTCTTATGGCCATCTGCCGCTGAACTTTCGGAGTGGTACAGGAGCAGAGCTAGGGACATTGACTGCCTAAGTGGACAGCTGGAAAATTGTCTTGCCATGATAGAGCTTGCATGTCAAAAGGGGATAGTGGAGCTGCAGCCATTCTTTGATGATATGAAATACCTCTACCAAGTTGTATATTCTGATGAGTCGAATGAGTTCATAATGAACCTTGCAACCTGGGAAGATTTACCTGACTATCAAAAGTTTAAAATCATTCTAAAAGGAGCCAAAGATGATACTGTTCTTCAGCGACTAGACGATATGGCTATCCCTTTTATGAATAAGAGATTGCACTTGATCTCGTCAAGTAATGCTGACAAACAAGAAGAATCCTACCTGACTAGATGGATGAAAGAGGTTGCTACTGCAAATGAGCTGTCCATTTGCTTGTCTGTTATTGAAAACGGCTGTGGGGAGTCACCAATTTGTGGGCTCTTCAAGGATCTTAATGAGATGGTAGAGACTGCTATTTGCTGCATTTATGTATGCTCTGCAACTAACCAGTGGAATACCATGTCATCAATTTTGTCGAAGTTACTCCATAAGACAAAGAGAGAGAAATCTTTATTGGCTAGTGAAGAAGATTTCAGTTTGAAAGATGCTAAGCAAGCTCTTGGCACTTGTGTGGTTTCCTGTGATGATATGCAGCATGTGTGTGCTGATATCTTGTCTCGTCTGAGTGATAATTCAGGGGATTCTTATTGCAATGATTCAACGGCCTACCAATTTGATAACATAAAATCCCTTGATATGCGAGAGAAGATGCTAAAAGTTGCTGAAGGTCACGTAGAAGTAGGGAGGCTCTTTGCTTATTACCAG GTACCAAAGCCAACACATTTCTTCCTTGCTGCACACTTAGACGAGAAGAATGTAAAACAACTTATACGGCTGATCCTGTCAAAATTTGGTAGACGTCAACCTGTTCGTTCGGACAATGAGTGGGCTAACATGTGGCGTGATTTGAAGCTCTTCCAAGAGAAGGCATTTCCTTTTCTTGATTCAGAATATATGCTTGCTGAATTCATTAGAGGGCTTCTAAAAGCTGGTAAATTCTCACTAGCCAGGAACTATCTTGGAGGTACTAGTGCAGTTTCTTTGTCCACAGAAAAAGCTGAAAATCTTGTTATCCAAGCTGCAAGGGAGTATTTCTTCTCAGCTTCAACTTTGTCCTGCAACGAA ATTTGGAAGGCTAGGGAATGCCTAAATCTGTTACCAAATAGCAAAAATGTTCAAGTGGAAACTGATATAATTGATGCTCTAACTGTCAGACTTCCTTATCTAGGGGTGACTATCCTCCCTGTTCAGTTCAGACAGGTAAAGGATCCTATGGAGATCATCCGTATGGTGATTACGAGTCAAACAGGGGCATATCTTCATTTTGAAGAGATTATTGATGTTGCTAAACTACTAGGATTAAGAAGTGAAGAAGAAATAGCTGCTGTTGAGGAGGCTATTGCTAGAGAAGCAGTAGTAAATGGTGACCTCCAGCTAGCCTTTGATCTCTGTCTAAATTTGACTAAAAAGGGTCATGGTGAAGTCTGGGATTTATGTGCTGCAATTGCAAGAGGTCCTCAGCTTGACAATTTGGATACAAGTACCCGTGAAAAGCTATTGGGCTTCTCCCTCAGCCATTGTGATGAAGAATCTGTAGGGGAACTATTGAATGCTTGGAAGGAACTTGATGTCCATGATAAATTTGAACAATTAATGGTATCAACAGGAACAAACCCTCCCAATTTCTTTGTTGATGGCTCTACATATACACCTCTTCCTGTGCAAAGTGTGCAAGACATACTTGACCTGAGAGAAGGCGTTAGCCATGATAGAGAGCATGATCATGTGGCAATTGCTAAAGAAATGCTATCAAAGGTTTGCATGGACTTCACAAATGATGATCCATATAGTCGGGAATCTACTTTTGCAGAAAATAGGAAACTATTGTCCTTCTCTGCACTGGAATTGCCATGGCTTTTGAAGTTGTCTAATGATGAGGTGCATGATGGTAACAAACATTCTTCGGAGACAAATCATCCCATCAGGAGATATCGATTTTCAACAAAAACGGAGGCAATAAATAGCATCATATATTGGCTAGGTGTAAATAGTTTTGCTCCCAGTGATGATCTAATCATGTTTCTTGCCAAGTCTGTAATGGAGCCTCccgttgatgaagatgattatgtTCTTTCCTGTTCAATTCTTCTGAATCTCATGGACCCTTTCAATGGAGTGAAAATAATAGAGGAAGAGCTCAAAAAACGAGAATGTTATCAAGAGATTAGTAACATAATGAATGTAGGAATGACATATAGCTCCCTCAACAGTTTGAAGAAAGAATGTTCTACTCCTGAACAGAGGAGAAATCTCTTGCTTCAAAAATTCCATGAGAAGTTTACCTCGATAGATTCAG ATGATTTAGACCAGATTGATATGGCACATGCCACTTACTGGGGAGAGTGGAAATCAAAATTAGAAGAGGAGAAACGAATGGCTGACCAAGCAAGAATGCTGAAAAATGTACTGCCTGATATTGACACGTCTCGATTCTTATCTGGCGATGCTAACTATATCAAAAAGGTTGTTTTCTCCTTTGTTGACTCCGTAAAGCTGGAGAGAAAACATATACTAAAGGAAGCAGTAAAGATAGCTGAGAACTATGGCTTGCAGCAAACTGAG GTGCTTTTACGATTTCTGGGCTGTGCTCTTGTCTCTGAATATTGGGATAACGATGATATTCTGAATGAAATTGCTGAATTCCGGGAGGATATTGTCAAATCAGCTAAGGGGGTGATTGATATGATATATTCAGATGTCTACCCAGAGATCGATGGGTATAATAAACAACGCCTCTCCTACATCTTTGGCATCCTTTCAGCATGTCATTCGTATCTTAAGAGGACAAGTAAGATAGAATTGACATACCAAGAACATGTTCATACACATAAGCTTGAGCCATTTCAGTATTACAAGGTCCTCGAGGAAGAGTGCAAGAAAGTCTGTTTCATTGATGGCTTAAACTACAAAAACATTGCTGGCCTGGATAATCTGAACTTTGACCACTTCAATGAAGAAGTATGCAAGAATATCCATGCTTCAACCGTCAGTGCTCTAGCTGATATGGTCCAAGCTCTTGTGAGTATGTATGTTGATTTACAGGCTAAGGGTCTTGTATCACGCCAAGGTGTTTACAAGCATTATGTTCTTGGCATGTTGGCATCTTTAGAAGGCCGCAATGAAGCACGATCAAACAGCACAGATTGTGAAAAGTTACTAGCAGTTCTTTGTGAAATTGAGTTGAACTATGATAGTTGCAAGGAGTATATCCAAACTCTTCCTGCCACAGATATTTCATACATCATTGGAAGGTATTACACACTATGTTTCCCTTGCAACTTAGCAAGAAGCCAGCCACAGGAACCTTCATGGAAGGAACCTCTCTGTATGCTGATAACGCTTTGGATTAAACTTGTTGACGACATACCAAGGCAGCCAACTGATGCTAGCTCATATGAAAGGACAGGCTACTTGGATTCGAACCAGTTAACTCACTGCATGAGTGCTTTCAGACAGCTGTTAATAAATAATGAGATAACAGTGCACCAAGGTTGGGATGCCATCTCTATGTTTGTACAAGTTGGCTTTAACAGTGAAATGATAATGGACACATCACACTTTTGCCGAGCTATGATTCTTTCTGGATGTGGTTTCAAAACTGTAGTTGAAGTGTACCATGGAGGACAGGAAAATTTGGAAAGTGTAAATGCAGACTCGAGGAATCCTTTGGATCTCTTAGAGCTCTATGGTGCTTCTACAGATGGCTGTTTGTCCGATCTGATCGAAGGCTCTTGTGAGTCTCAGGCATTGCTTCATAAGCTACTGTCTTCATTGAGCCAGTCAGTAGGGGAGCATGCTGACTCTCTTGAAATGATCCGATCTGGTGTCTGGGGAAAGTTGATAGCTTTTTCTGAGAACATGCAGCTAGGCAGCCAACTACGTGTCTATGCCCTGCAGCTGATGCAGTGTATTACGGGAAGAAACCTCAAAAGCCTTCCAAATGAGATTGTTTCCCAGGTTGAGCCATGGGAATCATGGTATGAGCCTGGAACAAGTGATTCCTTAGCTGATGAGGGCAGTACTCCCTCTTGCAGCATCACAGCGAGTCTAGTGGCACTCAGATCTAATCAGATGGTCACTGCAGTTCTGCCAGATGCTAGTATCACGCCCGAAAACTTGTCGAGTCTTGACTCTGCAGTATCTTGCTTCTTACATTTGTCGGAACGTGCTTCTTCTGTTGAGAGTGTTGCTGTTCTGGAAGCAGTGCTAGAAGAGTGGGAGCAACTGTTCTCTTCACCAAAAGAAGAATATGTTCAGCCTCAGGATTCGCCAAAAGAAGCAAGCGACTGGAGTGATGGATGGGATGATGGCTGGGAGGCCCTACCAGAAGAGTTGGAGAATCCAGCGCAAAAGCAAGATGGTGCGTCGTCATTATCTGTCCATCCTCTCCACAGTTGTTGGATGGAGATCATCAGAAAACTTGCTGGGCTTGGTGAGCTCCAGAAGATCATTGAGCTTCTAGATCGAGCATCCTCAAAGCATAGCAGGTTGCTAGAGGACGAAGAAGCACACCGCTTGCTTGAACTCCTTTCCGCAGCACCCAACTGCTTCATGGCTCTGAAAATCATGCTGCTGCTCCCATACGAAGCTCCACAGCTGCAGTGCCTGCAGACGGTCGAGGCGAAAATCAGGGAAGGAACTGCGTCCACCTCATCGAATGCCGACGACCACGAGCTGCTGGCGTTGGTCCTCTCATCCGGAGCCCTGCAGAAGATGGCTGGAGAAGAGGGGTACCCGAAACTCTTCTCTCACACATGCCACCTCGTCGGACATCTCGCGAGGTCGTTCCAGGGCGATCTCTGCGCACACTGGGAAGCCGAATCTAAGATGGATCAGAAGTCTCTGCTATTCGGCAAGGTGCTGCTCCCGTGCTTCATATCTGAGCTGGTGCTCAAAGGGCAGTATCTGTTGGCTGGGTTCATCGTCTCGAGATGGatgcacacacccgcatccctTGGTCTGATAGATGTCGTCGAGCCCAGTTTGCGGCGCTTCCTGGAAGGTCAGGTCGCTCAGGCTCAGGCTCAGCAGCAGGTGGGAGAGAGCGACGCTTCTTTTGCTGAAGACGAGCTGTCTATTGGCCGCACAATGTCCAGCCTAAGGTTGAAACTGGTTTCTCTTTTGCAAGCGGCGTTGGTAGCCCTTCCGAGCCAAGAGCCTTAG